DNA from Drosophila suzukii chromosome 2R, CBGP_Dsuzu_IsoJpt1.0, whole genome shotgun sequence:
AAATTATAGGTAATCCCTAGTAGTTGGAATGAGTAAAGTATAATGACAACGCCTCTTAATCCTGACGGATATTTTAATAGTCAGACAAGAACTTTGAGAATATCAGGGTTAAAAAGCTGGCCAGGAGCAGTTGGGATCCCTCTGAACCACAGTGTTTACATCCATTTTCCTCAATCTGCTGTTTATCCGCAACAACGTTAGTCTTTTTTTCGTCCAGTTTTTTGGTGCAACTGGCCAACAGTTTTGGCAGACTTTGGCACCCCGAATCATCCATCCAGTTTTCGGCCGGACAATTGGCAGTTAGATATACCATAGTACACTGGGCATGGAGCATCGCGTAGGGCATACAGGGGGATGATGCCATTCCCATCCGATTCGCCACACGATTGGAGTAGAGCAACAGAAAGTCAGCGTGTCTGGAGCCCAAGGCCTCGCAAGTCTCATGGGCAGCCTTCAAAGCGGTTCCATATCTATGGTAACCATTTAAAGGACTATATAAGCTGGTTATCATCAAGTAAAGCTCCGGTTTCCTAATCTTGTTATTCTGGTCAAGGAGGTCCCAATGCTTATAAAGACACTCATAGCGGCACTGCAAATTATTCCATactctttattttatttaataagcATCTTATTTACTCACAGGTCCATAGTCATCCCAATAGGGCGTACAATTGCTACCTACGAATAGGAACTTGTCAAGAAAGGACCTTCCACAACAGTAGACCAACTTTTGGGTGTTGAGCAGCTCTGTACACTTTTCCAATCCCGTCACATCAGTGGAAATAGTGAAAACAATTAAAGAAAGCCAAAGGAAACCTACAAACTGTAGCACAAAAGAGGGCATTTTAAAGATGCCGCTGTAAACGGAACATGAACCAAACgcaaaatttttaaaagagaACAAAGTTCCTGGAACTACAAAAAATTGGTTTGTGTTACGGCTGCCAAATGAAGTAAATTACTAAGCAAATTAAAATCGGCATTAGTGGGTTAATATGTGGATAGGTGATCTTTTCCATGTCATCTCTCTGCTGGCCACACGCAAACATATTTTTCGACATTGAGTTGATTCATTCGGCTCTCGAAACTTTAGCTATGCGGACAGGGCGTATACTTGTTGCCTTGATTTTTCTGGCTTTAATAGTTGCTTTTCAATCAGCCAAGTGCAAGGCAGCTCCCAAATCTGTGCAGGTAAGTAAGGGTTATATTCTTTTTAATACTTCTGAGTACATATTTCCTATTTTTAACAGAATGTTAACGTCTGTTGTCCAGCACCAATGCCAAATTGGGGAGTTTATAATAGCGAGTGCCATAAATCTGGAACTCAGCCAAGCGtaagttattaaaatatatcctGGGGCCAAGTTAATTTTCTgaatttccatctttaagtgCCGCCTGGCTTGTATCTTTAATGCCAGCTCAGTTCTGCAGGGCAATCGATTGATTCAAGGCAAAGTACGACCCATGTTGGAAAGGGCATTTGCCAGTGAACCCACCATCGATGTATATGAGTCAAACTTTGCCAGATGTTCATCGGTGGTAAGGAGCAAATACCAGGAACTTTCTCCTTTGAGTCGACAAAGTGACGCCTGCGACAGACACGCCCTCTTCTACAGCCTCTGTGCATATGCCCGCTTGATATTTACCTGTCCGGATAAAATGTGGCAGCGGAATAATAGAATGTGCCAAGAAGCCAAGGCCTATGCGAAAACTTGCCCATGGCCGGCACTAAAAATGTTCATGAAAAACACTTAAAAAGAATTTCTTAATAGCTAAGAACAAAATCCATAAAGGATTTCAGTGcattttgcttttattttttggtgGTTGCGTGATCATGTCGAGAACACTATGCTGGCATTGTGAATGATAAACCCCGCAGTTCCCATTCCGACCATCCAATTCGGCTATGTAGTATCGCTTGGGCAAAGCCTCATATTGAGAGCTACTGGGACTGAACATTATATGGACCAAACTGCCAAGCACACCATTCAGATCTCCCAATTGGTAGCTATTGGCCTCGCAAATTAGTCTTAAAGAACAGAGATCTCCCGAGCCTAAGCCATATCTGGAAAATAATACGAATAGGTCTTATGGAAAGCGCACAAATGCTTAAGAACACTCACAATCCAAAGCGATGATTCATGATCTCATAGAACTTGCTTCTTGAAAGTAGGGATCTTTTCGAAAGACTTCTGCCCACAGGATCTCCCATTCCATCCAAGGGAAATCCCTGGAAGAAATCCTTGTAGTCATCGTCCTCCTCCTTTGGCTTTGAttttggcttttgtttttttttgtgcttaTGATTGGGTTTGTTTTTCGGTGGCTTGTTTGCAGCTCCAGGTTTGGGtttagttttcttttttttcttattatgATGGTGTTTGTGTTTGTGCTTGTGGGTGGAATTTTGGGCATCATCGTAGTAGTCATCGTAAACAAAATCATCAAACTGATGGTGGCCATGGTGATTGCTTAGCAAACTATCATCATGAGTACCATTTCCATTTCGCTAAAGAGTGAaaattggttttttattttcataataATTTCTGGATGAAATCTTACCAAATATGGCGGTTTCTTTTTCCAGGTTCTAGGCAAATCGTAGGACGCTTCAAAATTGTAGGACAAAAAAACTTCTTGTTTTTCCAAATCCAAAGGTAAGGCTATGGCCACAAAAAGCTGACCAGGCCATAATCAATAGAAATAATTAGTTACAAATTCTATAACTCACCGAAGAAGCTGCTCCCGTACTCCAAACGAACTTAGTTTGTGAAGTTTGGAAAGAGCCAAAAATCAAAAGGATTGGGAGGGTCCTAAAACCATCCATTGTATCCAACTGCCCTCATTCGACTGAATTTTAAGTCTTGGAAAGCCAATGTGAAAACCTTTTCTTTCTACCTAGAAGTGATGATCCAATTAAGAATTCAAGTTTCTAGCAGCGAAAGTTGCTAATTGAAAAGCCACTAAGTAAAAACAGGCCATGCTAAATTCTTTGTAATTCTGTGGTCTATATTTTATTGCGTTCAATGTGCTTTAGAATTTCTTCAAAGGGTTCTGATATAAGGTCTAGAATACTTTCGCCACAACCCGGTTCATAATAATGGCAATGGTCATTCCAACCATCGTGTTCCGCTTGATAATAACGAAGGGGCAGATCTTCTGACTCTGAAGTGCTGGGACTAAAaggttaaaaatatattataacgGGTTTTTAAAAGGCTCTCCTGATAATACCTGAACAAAACATGCACTAGGCTGCCCAAAACACCATTAAATTCGTCCAGTTGGGCAGCACTTGTCTCACAAATAAGGCGTAGCAAACATGATTCACCTTGAAAGCCACTCCTAAAATAGAAGAATTTTTAATGCCTTGAAaactttaaataatatttcacTAACCTCTTTAATTTATCTATGAAAATATGATAGATATTGGATCGTGTCAGCAGGGATCTAACTTTACGTTCTTTGGAGAGTACTTCTGTGGCTTCTTCCACTTCCTCCTGTTCTTCTCCTCCAGCCTCTGTTTCCTCCACGGTGCAATTTTTGCATCCAGAGGCTAACTTCCGAGAAGATTCCGCCTCCGTGTCCGTATCCGTATCTTCTACCACTTCCTCCGACTCAATGGGACCATTTTGCTGGAATCAAGTAGAACCATAAGTAAACAACCCAACAATACTCCCATTCTGATTCATTTGTTAATTGTGCCACAAAAAAGTGTTAATTGTCAACAAAAGTGGCGTTTTATAGGCGCAAACAAATCGAAAATGAAACTTACAAATATTGTCCATTTCTCCCAGTTTGCTGGTAAATTGTAGTTGGCCTCAAAATTGTAGGAAACAAACACATTTCGATGGGGCAACTCGAGCGGAACAGCAATAGCGGCAAAGATCTAGAGTTCCGATAGCATAGAAGTATCTTTTAGGAACAAATTCTTCTTGAATAACTTACACCATGGGTACTGGCGGCTGTAAAGGCCACAAAGGAGTTGGTCAGATCCAGGTAAACAGTTAAAATGAAAGTCAGGCCAAGAAAGTAACTAGGGAAATCCATATTCTTGAGCCCAAAAAGCACGATAGACCTCCACGATGTTCAGCCAGCAACTGAAGTGCAATTGAAGCTGAGCACTCGCAACAAGTGCGTGGCAACCGCCTAGCGAGTGACCGCTAATTAGATAGGTAAACCCCCCAGAAAAGTACTTTTCGGTTCTCGCCAGTACTCAAGTTTATTTGCTTCTTCGTCGGCTTACAATGTCGCCAAGAGCCTTCTCTAGTGGCACAGAAATCAGGTCCAATATGTCATGGTCGCAGGTCTTGGAGTAAGCGGAGCACTCCTGATGGTTTCGACCATCCCATTCGGCTTGGTAATACTCATGGGGCAGGTGCTCTTCCTTGGAGCTGCTGGGACTGTAAGAATATGAAGAGTTTTAAAGATCGTACAGTTGACCCAAATTAGTAACTAACCTAAATATAATATGAACTAGACTGCCCAAAAATCCATTAACTTCGCCCAGTTGAGATGCATTTGTATCGCATATTAGGCGCAGTAAGCAGGCTTCAGCTGGAAAACCAGACCTATAAGAGATTTTATATTATgcttaattatttaatatcactatattaaaatgtataccACCCACCTTCTTAATTTATCTCTTAACATGGCATAAAAAACAGAGCGGCTCATTAAAGTTAGGGCACGTTTTTCGCGAGATGCCGCTTTAGACGACGAATTACTTGGGGTTGTGCTATTTCCCTCTATTCTCCAATCTGTGCAATTATGACAGTATCCTCCTTTGGCCTCACGTCCCGTCGTGGGATATGTCAGATAGCTATCCTCAAAGTCCTGACCCATCTAGAGATTTCAAGAAAAAATCGAAATTACACAAAAAATTTAACCAGCAAACGTATTTAGAACCCACCAAAATCGGAGGATATTTGTACACGTGCTCCGGCTGATAGTAGTTAAACTCGTAATTATAAGACAGAAAGACATTGCGATGCGGCAAGCCAATGGGAACCGATATGGCCATGAATATCTACAAAGCAAAAACCATATTTTAATCACCAACTCACAAGCACTTGAGCCAAAATTACCCCATACTCAGAGTTGGTGGTAAAAAGCAACGTAGAATTAACCAAATTCAAGTTTATTAATATGACACAAAAGAAGATCAAAGATCTATTTATCAAAGATCTGAACATGGTATAGTATCCAATAGAGCAAGCAATATTTCCGATGTTCATTTGTAAGCGTTTTAAATCTAACTGGCGGCCGCTTTGGACAAAAGTCGGGAAGAAAGGTGCGTGCTCAAGAAGCTGTTAATTAAAACCCAGAATTCGAAATCTGTGTCGGGCCGAATTGGTTTAATGCAGTTCAAACTGTGAGCGCCTACCGATCATCCAGTTTATTGTTTTCCATTTCTTCTGTCCAAAACTTCCCGAAGAAGATCGAGCAACGGCCTTGAAATCAGATCCAATACACTCTAATgacagaaaaaaaatttgtaactATACGAAATTATGACATTGCGGTTCTTCAAAGAAAGTGGTATGGGTGGCCATAAATATCTATTATCTATTTATATCTACTTAAGGACCTTGATTAAAATATTTGAGAATTCTctgttattataatatttacaCCAAactccgagttcgtttgaaaTAACAAAGTGGATCCCACTAATGCCCACTTTAAGTATACAAGGCAAAGGAGTATCTgaatatcaattttttttaaatatcctTGACTTTTGTTACGCGACCAAGATCATCCAGTTTATTGTCTTCCATTTCTTCTGTCCAAAACTTCCCGAAGAAGATCGAGCAACGGCCTTGAAATCAGATCCAATACACTCTCTAGatagaaaacaaatttttgactAAACGAAATGAAGACATTGCGGTTCTTTAAAGAAAAGGGTATGGCTAGGGCCATAAATATCTAAATTAAGGACCTTCATTAGCATATTTCAGAATACActgttattataatatttacgCCAAactccgagttcgtttgaaaTAACAAAGTGGATCCCACGAATGCCAACTTTAAGTATGCAAGGCAAAGGAGTATCTGAATATCCATTTTTCCTAAATATCTTTGACTTTTGTTACGCGACCAAGAATTGCCAGCCAACTGAAGCGCCTAGCGCCTAAGATAACAACTTTTATAGAAGTTCCGGATCTGTTAATTAACTGGCACGAGTACGCACCGAAACCACAGCTTGTGGCGGACTCAAAATAACCACACGCACGACGACATTCCGATAATTGTCCAGAAATAGACTTGAAAACAGGGCAGATCTACCAAGTTGCAAATAATGTTTTATTTCCATGCGTTCCGCATACGCTTATAGTTACTCCTAGTCTATAATAATGGTTCTTGAGGTGTGTTGCAGACGCTCGAGCTCGCCTCCATTGGGCATTTGCTACCTAGCGTTGCGTAGTTTTCGCTCCTTCCATGTGGCGAACTTGCCGTTGGCGGTGCGCAGTAGCTGGTTCATGTGCTGGGTCAACGAAGACCGCAGCGGCGACAGTTCGTGCATGGCGCGGTTCTAAAAGGTACGGGGGTTTATAATATAATCAAGGGAAATGGGAAAAGGTGTAAGAACCCACCTCAAAAGGCACTAGTTTGGCCATTTTGAAGCGCTGCAAGGTCTCGTGCATACGCTGCAGCTTTGCCTCCAACTCTTCGGAGGTGGGCGGGAAACAGCTCCAGAAGTGCTTCAGCAGCTCGGACAGTGACAGATATAGGTGTCGCAACTCACGTTGGAAGTCACTGGGCACAAGTTCTGCAAGTCGTATGGAAAAGttagtaatatttattttaatgagAAGTTCATGGCAAGAATTTGTATTCGACTTACGTCCCGCTGACTGCTCTTGGAAACCGCGCATCATTGAACCGCCAGGACTCAGCTCTCCCAGGGCATTCACTGCCGCCTTGGAACAGATGAAAGTACGCTGCACGTTGCGATTCAGCCAGGATTCTGAGTTTCGCACCAGCTTATACTGGACTTCTTCCAGACTCATGGAGTCGTTATGGTTGTCGTACATACTGTTCTGGACAGGGCCATTCAGGTAACGCTCCACTTTGGACAGTTCAAACTGTTGGGCCTTGTTGCCCTTATCCCCATGGGCGACATCGTCGTCCCCTTCCATGTGGGGATCGCCAAGATCCTCATAATGAATCTTTTCCATCAGTCGTTGCTTCTTGCTCTGCGGCTCGTCTTTATCCACCTGATCGGCGGAAGTCTTCGTGGCGGAAGCCGTGGCTTTTCCGTTCAGACCGTTCGTATAGGCGGATTGCGAAACCGGTCCGTTAGCATTATTGGTGCCATTGGTCATGGTCGAGGGCGCTGAGGTCACATTGGTACAGGTCTTGAGCACCATAATGGAATGCTGGTTGAACCGCTTGATCATGTTTTGATGCACGATGTTCCCGCTGTTCACTACGTTGCGATCCCCGGCCACGCTGCCGAAGCCCTCCTCTAAAGGAACATCCTCAAACTTCTTCAGGTCGAGCAAGGGATCACCGGCTCCCTGCTGCACAGCCGCTTTTAAGGCCTGGTCATCGATCTTGCCGCACTCAGTGAATATGTCCTTCGTGCCGGCGGTGAGGCGGTCACGATGAAAGTAGTGCGACTGGAAAAACTTGGTCCAGAACTCGGACTCTGGCATCTTCGCAGGCACATTCTCGAAATGCTTGCGTTTAACGGCGGGATAGGTCTTGAAAATGCAGTGAATCACGTCGGAGGTGAGGTTGTACTTGAGGCCGTTGCAGCCATCCGTTTGCGGCTTAATGTCAGCCAGAAAGGCTCCAGAGACACCTGGGATTATAAAGAGAATAAGAAAAAAGGAGTATAAAATGATTTTCACACAGACCGATCTCCTGGGTCTTGCCCATCTTCTTCAGGGCGTGATCCTTGGCATGGGTAGCCCAGAACTCGTCGCTCGTTAGGACTTTGGTAATTACGAGGTCCTTGTAGAGCTGCAGCAGATTAGGGTTCTCTACGAGGATGCGGTTCTTGTCCTCCAGGTCCTTGTCCACCTTCCGCTTGAAGTTGGGCAGCAGCTGCTGCAGCAGCTCCTTGACCTTGTCCCTGTCGGCAAGCATGGCGGGCTGTCCCTGGCGATTGACGAAGTGGAAGGTTGAGGTGTTGCCGTCATGAAGCACCACCTGGAGCTGAACCTTGGGCTTGCCCTCGGGAGAGATCTTTTGGGCTGTATAAGGAAGGGTTAAAAATCTGGATGGAAGACTTGAAAAGATAACCCACTCTTGATGTCCGCATAGCGATGCGAGACCGTGACCGTGTCCCGATGCTCTGCCATCCAGGCCACCCGCTCGTTCATCACGTAGAGGGTTCCGTCGCCCTTCTTGTACCGCACCTCGCCCATCTGGAGCAGCACATCCTCGCTGCTGGTGGTCATCGTGTCCTCCGCACGGTGCTCAGCAGTCGCAGTCCCAGTCGTAGATCCACGGTCGCCGTCTCACATGAGAGCCTCCAAAAGGACGAGAAGGGGAACGACAGCAGTTGCCTGCCACCTGAAAGAGCATGAAATGCGATCTGAGAAGCATCTTCGGCTGGCGGAAAAGTGCCGCCATGCATTTGGGGTTGTCGGCTCCGCCGGCGGCACTTTCCCCCATTTGGCGGTCGGCGAGACGCACAATCCCACGTTATTTTCACGAAATTGCTGGAAACTAAACGCACCTCGGCTTTTGATGGGATGACCAGAAAAATACCTTTAATACCACTTTTACATACCGAAAATATACCATTTTGTGTGTTGAAATATACCAAGCAGTCACGCTTAACGTTGTGATATAACTAAAAATCGATAATGTCGAAAAGGTATCGATAAGAAACTAAAAAATATACTGCCCAGAGCGggaaaatttaaatgcaaGCCATCTTGTTTActtgtttaattatttaattagtttatgcatactttttatttacattATTACTTAATGAAAATTATATTTGTCGCGGCATCATGTTGTGATGTTTTCGAGACATTTAGATTTTTACCAAATCAGCTGGTCAAACCGCATGATTATTAAAAGATAATTCCATCTTTCGAAATAATTTGAATATCATCTGAAAAGTTACCCACGTTAGAGCTTAATAAATGGTTAAACAACTTGGGGTTGAACACATTTAATTTAACTTCCCTTTTATTTGCCTAGTATGTACAACTAACTAACTTAGTTTTAAATTCAGTGCTTGGTGCGCTCCACAGTTCGCCCCCGATCGAGTAGCTCCCGGAAGGTCTTGATCTCGTGCCGTGGGATGCTTTCCCGATACTTGGGCTGCATCAATCCGAAGATGAAGTCCAGCTCCGTCTCCTCGTCGTGTCGTCCCTCCGGCAGCTTGGCCAGCAGGGCTCGCTGTTTGCATACAAAGGAGTCAATCACCTCGCCGTGTGCCTGCTTCGTCTCAAAGATCTCCATGTAGAGCTGATAGGAGGGTTTGGTCGGCGAGAAGTGATCCCTTAGCAGTTGCAGGGCATCCGGCCAGGTCTTGGCATCCCGGCGCACACCCTTCCACCACATCACGGCTATGTTGTTGAAGAGCAGCGGCAGACCCTTTAGGGCATCCTTGTCGCTGATGCCCTCCACCTCTTTGTAGGTCTCCACGGCGGTGATGAACTCATCCACGGCATCGTGATCCCGCTGGCCACTGAATCTCACCGTACAATTGCTGAAGCTGCCCTTTGAGAGCGGCTCCTCTTCTTTGATGGGTGCCAGCGATCGAATTGTTTCGATGAGTATGCGAAATTGTTCGTCGGACATCTGTGTCATCTTGGGGCCGCTTCCGTTGGGTTCTGTTTGGGTTCCGCGAAAAGTAAACAAACAACGAACTGCGGACTGCTCCAAATTTCAAGCCCAATCGTTTTGCTGGCAGGGGAGCAACTGGCGTTGAATTTTGCCTGCTCTGCGATTTCGCTCGTTGTGAAATTAAAACGCATTTCGCTCTTTAAACATCGCTCTCTGGGagtgttttattttaatgggTGAGCATTTGCTCACTTGCTGGGGGGTTCACCTCTCCTATATACATTTCCATTTACACGAATTTGTTCTATAGATAATAGCCCAAGATAACAGGTGGCTTTCAAACATGCCATTATTATAATTGATGGAAAAAGAAAGAAATGGTTTACTTTAAATCAAATCAGTATTTATGTTTTATAATCATGTTATCTAGTATAACCGGTTTCCTGAAGTCATCACTATTGATTTGTCATCACAAATTAAATGGCATTAACTTTATTCGCAAACAATTAATGACGTCACATAAATAGCGTGTACATAGCTTAGGCTTTTTCTTCTGCGTTTAATTTACAAATATTATAACTAAACATGTTCCAAGAAGTTATACGCATAAATTCTTAAAGTAGATTTAATGTTTGTGCTTCTCAGTGTGGAAATGTAAACATTATCTCATATTTCTATGGGTTATGTATAGTTTTCTTTTGTAAACAGACAAATGAATATGATACGATATTAAATAAACAACAAATGATTTCAGTTTTTGATGAAAATTCTGTAAAGGTTTAATCGCATGTCACTAATTGAGCTATGAGTAAGTTCGTAGAATTTCAAACGCCCATGTAATGTGCAGGCACTGAAACAAAAGGTCTTCAAGAATACATAATgtgtttaaaatgttttcttaaaatgaCCAGTTTCCAAAACCGTAAAATCAAATCGTCATAAAAATTTGTAATctttaaaattctttaaagAGCAAAACAATTACTAAGAATTGAGataacaatttaaattaattttcggaaaaaatgcaaatgcgCTGACAATGGCAAAGTCCGCTATCGAAGGcgtatatttacatatatgtataagaTGAATTTCAAGAATTCTAATTCTTctaatgaaataaaaagcCAAAGGGCCATccaattttataaaaatttccCCCAAGACAAACCATTTTCTGTagtaataattaaattaaacatatttataaCCAGGTTTGTTTCCCAAATTTAGGGCTAGTTACCGGCTTTTAAACTGATACTATTATATGGCAGCGATGATTCACTGGGCGATAATAGCAAAAACACAGGCCATGCGCGCTCTTGGGGGCTGCTCCTCTCTCACTTTGGCTCGATTTCACAACCGGCGGGTATAAAAGGCCCCACATAAGAGAGAGCTCCTCAGTTCAACTCAACGGCCGCATTCGCTACACTGGCTTTGTCACCTAACCTCACAGAAATCCAACGCAAAATGGGGGAGCCCGTAACCATGACCAACGAGCAGCTCCATGCACTGATCGAAGCGGTGCGTTTGGCCGCCACTAATGCCGCCGGAAATGCAGCAGCAGCCGGCGGAGCAGATGCCCAGGGTGCCAAGGTCAAGGGCAGCTTCGCTGCGTGCACACACAACTTCGGCGGTACCCGCGATCACGACGTGGTCGAGGAGTTCATCACCAACATCATGATCTACAAAGAGCTGGAGAGCATCAGCGATGAGAACGCCCTTAAGGGGATCTCGCTGCTGTTCTACGGGCTGGCGAGCACCTGGTGGCAGGGCGTCCGCAAGGAGGCCACCACCTGGAACGAGGCCATCGCCCTCATCCGCGAACACTTCTCGCCCACAAAGCCCGCCTATCAGGTGTACATGGAGTTCTTCCAGAAGAAGCAGGAGGACCATGACCACATCGACACCTTTGTGGTCCACAAGCGGGCGCTGCTGGCCCAGCTGCCCAGCGATCGCCACGACGAGGAGACGGAGCTGGATCTGCTGTACGGCCTGCTGAACATCAAGTACCGCAAGCACATCGCCCGCCAGAGTGTCCAGTCCTTCAAGGACCTCCTGGAGCAGGGCCGCATCATTGAGCACAATAACCAGGAGGATGAGGATCTGGCCGCCGCATCGAAGAATACTCGTGGCTCCAAGCGAACCAACCGCTGCACCTACTGCAGCTTCAGGGGCCACACCTTCGACAATTGCCGCAAGCGCCAGAAGGATCGGCAGGAGGAGAATCAGGAGGAGTAGGTGGCCATACAAACCCACACACAACTCGGGGGCGGCGGCCACCGCATGACATCACCACCGGTGTTTCCGCCCCCACACCAACAAGAGAATCCAGAACTTTTCGTGGCCACACTGGCCGTTCGACGTCAGCGAGAGCCCAACATCTGGGGAGAGAGGGAGCAACATGTACGGCAGCAacaccaccagcagcaacatgcacggcagcaacaacacgCCTGCAATCTCAATCTCCTCCAACTCACTGGCAATGGGCGTGCCGGTAAGCCTCGATCAGCTTCTAAAACCCGTAAAATCACGCTGTTTGTATTACTCTTCGTATTACCTCGAGAACGGCTCtacttttttaatatttcacgCCGCCCAGTCGGCTATTTTGGCACAGAACGCCAGCATTTGATCAGCAATTATTTAAATTGCAACATTGAACTTATGTATTTACAACTTGAACAAGAAGCGCTTCGAGAACTATTGGGTGGGGGCGGCTGAAGATCAGGCATTTCGTCCGAAAAATCGGTTATTCGCAATGAAGAAATATTAACTTTCAAACCAGAGGCACCGCCTCGAgtttgacatttttttttttacattgcCACTCCGAACGGATGTTGCTTGATCTTCAGTCGCCCCCAATGCCCGATACTTCTCAAAACCGCCGGCTCCACTTTGTGCCGCTCAGCGAAAGAAAAGCGATAGTGGCCAGAAGAGATTTATGATCAGTATATTGAAAAATGTACGGATTATATATCGCTTTGGCCACCTTTGTTCGCTGCTTTTTCGACTGATGCTGGTCCTTTGTGAAGCTGGCAAAAACCCCCCGCCCGCTGATCGCCCACTTAGATCCTTTTGCACGTGACATTGGCAGCCCCGAGGGGCGGCTACTCCCATTTCCGGTTGCAGCTTCGGCTGCTTCGGGTGCGGAAGTCGTAACCCCTCGCTGTGTCTCTAGTGCGAGTGGAGCTACAGTGGGCGTGAAACGGGCAAAACCAGAATTTCCTCGGAAATTCAAAAACCAACCATTTGACTTTCGTCAAAATCTAATCGATACATAGCACTACGATGGCTCCCGAATCGCCGTCCGTGCGGTTGGCACGTCAAATTGTCCCATTCGGTTTCACGGGTGTAGGGCTGTTTAACATTTCACCCCTGCGATTCCGCGACAAGCTTTAGGCACGCCATtaccaaacaaaaaaaaaatcagggGCTGGGTCTCGTCACTGCCACGCCCCTCCAGCTGGCACCGACTCCCCCCGCCCCCCACCATGCAAAACCAGCCTCTTGTGCAGATGACATAGGCGCGTATAGCCATCCGACCCGGAACAGGAACTCTTCCGGAACATGGTGGCCAGACTTGAACCGTGCGCCATCATCTGGAGACTTGGCCACAAGCACATCGACAGTTTGGCCCGCGATCCTCACAAGGAAAACAAGCGTGGGGCCTATTGATGACCGCAAGTGGCTGCGTTAAATCGCATAACCAAATTACACAATTCAACATGAA
Protein-coding regions in this window:
- the Arc1 gene encoding activity-regulated cytoskeleton associated protein 1, with product MGEPVTMTNEQLHALIEAVRLAATNAAGNAAAAGGADAQGAKVKGSFAACTHNFGGTRDHDVVEEFITNIMIYKELESISDENALKGISLLFYGLASTWWQGVRKEATTWNEAIALIREHFSPTKPAYQVYMEFFQKKQEDHDHIDTFVVHKRALLAQLPSDRHDEETELDLLYGLLNIKYRKHIARQSVQSFKDLLEQGRIIEHNNQEDEDLAAASKNTRGSKRTNRCTYCSFRGHTFDNCRKRQKDRQEENQEE
- the Arc2 gene encoding activity-regulated cytoskeleton associated protein 2, encoding MTQMSDEQFRILIETIRSLAPIKEEEPLSKGSFSNCTVRFSGQRDHDAVDEFITAVETYKEVEGISDKDALKGLPLLFNNIAVMWWKGVRRDAKTWPDALQLLRDHFSPTKPSYQLYMEIFETKQAHGEVIDSFVCKQRALLAKLPEGRHDEETELDFIFGLMQPKYRESIPRHEIKTFRELLDRGRTVERTKH